The following are encoded in a window of Anaerolineae bacterium genomic DNA:
- a CDS encoding HlyC/CorC family transporter, producing the protein MTMLLNFSLIFFLIALNGFFVSVEFAVVAARKARLETLAMPDSRAAAIVRTWLESPAARDRLIAAAQLGITIVSLALGAVGDRTFEALLAPLFHDLALPPALALVKRVLPVVPLAASLTLVTILHVVFGEQVPKVAALHAPERFALLAAQPMYLFARTFHWFVVALDWATQMVLRLLGLDTSQVSHGTVYTLEELKQIVAESGEVGVIPAEGGEILHAVLDFGELVVRQVMVPRTEIIALRAETPLREVLRLAAQHGVTKFPVYGRDLDDILGILHIKDLLRHLEDPAFERLTAQEFAREALFVPETLPVNALLVQFRERKQHIAIVIDEYGGTAGLVTLEDLIEEIVGDIEDFFDRSAGPAIQPLPDGSVLIDGLTLIEDVNGKLGLHLEDPNYDTIAGYVLGRLGHIPKTGEAVELADGRRLRVLAMDGLRIAKLRLEQAVHPQNEPEEAQAEG; encoded by the coding sequence GGAGACCTTGGCCATGCCGGACAGTCGCGCTGCTGCCATTGTGCGCACCTGGCTGGAAAGCCCTGCCGCCCGCGACCGGCTCATCGCGGCTGCGCAACTGGGCATCACCATCGTCAGCCTGGCTTTGGGCGCTGTGGGGGACCGCACTTTCGAGGCCCTGCTGGCGCCGTTGTTCCACGATCTGGCCTTGCCGCCGGCCCTGGCCTTGGTGAAGCGCGTGTTGCCGGTGGTGCCGTTAGCCGCTTCGTTGACCTTGGTCACCATCCTCCATGTGGTGTTTGGCGAGCAGGTGCCCAAGGTGGCTGCCCTGCACGCCCCGGAACGCTTCGCGCTGTTGGCGGCGCAGCCCATGTACCTTTTTGCCCGCACTTTCCACTGGTTCGTGGTTGCCCTGGATTGGGCCACGCAGATGGTGTTGCGCCTGCTGGGGCTGGATACTTCGCAGGTGAGCCACGGCACGGTGTACACCCTGGAGGAACTCAAGCAAATTGTGGCCGAGTCGGGAGAGGTCGGCGTGATCCCTGCCGAGGGTGGCGAGATTCTGCACGCCGTGCTGGACTTCGGCGAACTGGTCGTCCGACAGGTTATGGTGCCGCGCACCGAGATCATCGCCCTGCGCGCCGAGACGCCCTTGCGGGAGGTGCTCCGCCTGGCTGCCCAACATGGCGTGACCAAATTCCCCGTCTACGGCAGGGATCTGGACGACATCCTGGGGATTTTGCACATCAAGGATTTGCTGCGGCATCTGGAGGATCCGGCCTTCGAGCGGCTCACTGCTCAGGAGTTCGCCCGCGAAGCCCTGTTCGTGCCCGAAACGTTGCCTGTCAACGCGCTGCTGGTTCAGTTCCGCGAACGGAAGCAGCACATCGCCATCGTCATCGACGAGTATGGCGGCACCGCCGGGCTGGTGACTCTGGAAGACCTCATCGAGGAAATTGTGGGCGACATTGAGGACTTCTTCGACCGCTCCGCCGGCCCGGCGATCCAGCCGCTGCCCGATGGCAGCGTGCTCATCGACGGCCTGACCCTGATCGAGGATGTGAACGGAAAGTTGGGGTTGCATCTGGAAGACCCCAACTACGATACCATTGCCGGTTATGTGCTGGGTCGCCTGGGGCACATCCCCAAGACGGGGGAGGCGGTCGAGTTGGCTGACGGGCGACGGCTGCGGGTGCTGGCCATGGACGGCTTACGCATCGCCAAGTTGCGCCTGGAGCAGGCCGTCCACCCGCAAAACGAACCCGAAGAGGCCCAGGCGGAAGGATGA